CCGAAGATGTAGGCGGTCTGCATGGTTTTTATGAATTTCTTGAAGCCTATCGTGATGAGAAGCATCCGGAACACCAGCAAATGAAAACGTGGGCCAATTCCGTATACTTCAGGGAATATGACCCTGAACGGATCAATTACATACTCAAAGGACTTAACTATAAGAAGACCAAGTGGGATAAAATCAATCATGAGAATTATAGCATTATTGAAGACAAGTATAGGAAGAGTTAGAGAAGCAAGGGGACGGTTCTCTTGCTTCTTCTTTAACCCCCTCAAAAAAACGGAAGACTCACCGTATAAAATAAAAGATAGTACTTTACGAAATTCTTAAACAAAAAGGAGAAGTATCAATGACTATCAACGTTAAAAAGTGTCCCGCCTGCGGTAGTAAGGATACTGTGCCGATCCTCTACGGTGAACCGGCCCTTGCATATCCAAATGAGGAAAATGAAAAGTTTAAGCTGGGCGGATGTTTTGCATTAGTGGATGGACCTGAATTCTATTGTAAGCATTGCGAAAACCAGTGGAATAGGGAGGAAGCCATTGAAAGGGAATATGAGAAGGTTAGTAGGCTGAAAGCTTCAGTGGGAGGATTCTTCGGTGACTCATACACAATCGACATTCAGTTGGATCGCTTCCAGCTTTCGTGGAACCAACGGAACGAAGATGGGGAAACAGAGATTCGCAAATCGATAAGAAGGAAAACGGCCGACAATCTAAAAGCCGAGCTTAAGAGACTGGACTTACTGAACTGGAAAGCGAAGTACGTGGAACCTGGCGTCCTTGATGGTACCCACTGGCGGGTGGAAATTCATCAGGGGGACCGAAAGATAATAAAACACGGAGATAACCGGTTCCCAAAAGAATGGCCAGAATTTTGCAAGTTGATGAGAAGGATTTCAGGGAAGAAGTTTTCATGATTGGAAGAAGCAAGGAAGAAGCAAGGGGACGGTTCTCTTGCTTCTTTTGTATATTCTGGGGAAGCAGAAGAACCGTCCCCCTGCTTCTACTCATGATTCAACAGCTCACTCCGGTCAACCTCATTTTTGAATACCCATTCTCGTTGAATGACAAAACTAACAAGGAATAAAAGGGAATCTACTATAATCTTGATAAATACCTCTCCTGAACTGACCGCTGAATAGATATACTGTACAGCCAGCGCTGAGATCCCCATCTGCACAATACTGAGGGCATAGTATTTGATCATCGTATGGGATGAGTTTGATTGAAATACTACATTTCTATTAATCATAAAATTGATGAATGAAGATAAAACTCTTGCCAGAACCGTTGAAACAATGATGAAGGATTCTGGTATTGTATCCTTTAGCATCAACGCGAAAAACGTAAATAATAGGATATCCACCCCAAATGATGCAAAGGAAGACACGATGAACTTTAAGAAAACGGAATAGATTTTGATAGAATCCTTGATTGGATTAAAATGAGACGATTTATTCTCTTCTATATAGATTGTTTTAATATTCACTTCTTCAATCTTAATATTCTTCTTCTTACATTCCAGTAACATGTTCATCTCGTATTCGTAGCGGTCACCTTTTACCTCTAGAAGATCATCCACATACACTGCTGGTATTCCTCTCAAACCCGTTTGTGTATCGGAAACGTTTATTCCACTGGCGAACTTGACCACGACTTTAGTAAGGTTATTTCCAAAACGACTCCTCAAAGGAATATTTTCTTCTGAGAAATTTCTGGACCCCAGTACTAAGCTATTAGGATGGCCTTCTAATTTAGCAGCGACCTTCTTCATATCTTCTACTGTATGCTGACCATCAGAGTCAATGGTAATAAGCCCAAGTGAATCATGATAATGATCTTTAAAATATGCAAAGGCAGTTTTTAAAGCCTGACCTTTCCCTTGATTAACACTATGATGTAAGACCACACATTCATCAATGCCCTCCAACTCTCTAAAAATGCCGGCACATTCTTCTTTACTACCATCATTTACAACAATAACGCGTGAAAAATGGGCTGCCATAATGTCATCAACCAACATTTTCAACTTCTCATCAGGGTTATAAGCGGGAATGACGATGACCATATCAATAATGGATTTCATTTAGTTTCCTCCCAGAAAATTCAATCTATCCCACTATATCTAACCCTATAAAAAAACACAAGAAGCAGGGG
The DNA window shown above is from Rossellomorea vietnamensis and carries:
- a CDS encoding bifunctional glycosyltransferase family 2/GtrA family protein; translation: MKSIIDMVIVIPAYNPDEKLKMLVDDIMAAHFSRVIVVNDGSKEECAGIFRELEGIDECVVLHHSVNQGKGQALKTAFAYFKDHYHDSLGLITIDSDGQHTVEDMKKVAAKLEGHPNSLVLGSRNFSEENIPLRSRFGNNLTKVVVKFASGINVSDTQTGLRGIPAVYVDDLLEVKGDRYEYEMNMLLECKKKNIKIEEVNIKTIYIEENKSSHFNPIKDSIKIYSVFLKFIVSSFASFGVDILLFTFFALMLKDTIPESFIIVSTVLARVLSSFINFMINRNVVFQSNSSHTMIKYYALSIVQMGISALAVQYIYSAVSSGEVFIKIIVDSLLFLVSFVIQREWVFKNEVDRSELLNHE